A region of Streptomyces deccanensis DNA encodes the following proteins:
- a CDS encoding ABC transporter ATP-binding protein, giving the protein MRRPGRTEGTGVVAQQGGDRGWARRLAGYAWRYPKDVILALGSSLAGMAVMALVPLITKVIIDDVIGDKTRDMAPWAAALIGAALLVYVFTYIRRYYGGRLALDVQHDLRTEMYGTITRLDGRRQDELSTGQVVGRATSDLQLIQGLLFMLPMTIGNILLFLISLVIMAWLSLPLTLVAVAVAPALWWIAQRSRTKLHPATWYAQAQAAAVAGVVDGAVSGVRVVKGFGQEEQETGKLREVGRRLFAGRLRTIRFNSRYTPALQAVPALGQVAMLALGGWLAVRGHITLGTFVAFSTYLAQLVGPVRMLAMVLTVGQQARAGTERVLELIDTEPTLTDGTKTLPADAPATVEFDDVSFGYEGPDGRTTPVLDGLSFEIRPGETLAVVGSSGSGKSTVSLLLPRFYDVTRGAVLIGGHDVRELTQDSLRAAIGLVPEDSFLFSDTVRANIAYGRPDATDEQIETAARAAQADRFIAELPEGYATKVGEHGLTLSGGQRQRIALARALLTDPRLLVLDDATSAVDARVEHEIHEALAHVMEGRTTLLIAHRRSTLGLADRIAVLDEGRLADIGTHEELERRSALYRRLLTDPDELGGVSPGHTPTTSLAKTEDSAARDSIRDELDAEFDAERGITPRLWTGDREPRDTAFDGTPATPELLAQVEALPPATDTPGIDEARAVAPEESYGLKRLLRGFGLPLLLSLALVAVDAGMGLLLPVLIRHGIDDGVSQAALGAVWAASLLGLVAVLAQWAAQVGEMRMTGRTGERVLYSLRLKIFAQLQRLGLDYYERELTGRIMTRMTTDVDALSTFLQTGLVTAFVSVVTFFGIMVALVVIDVQLALVVFATLPPLIVCTVFFRRASVKAYELARERVSVVNADLQESVAGLRIVQAFRGERTGGERFAAGSDSYRRARVHGQWLISLYFPFVQFLSSAAAAAVLIVGAHRVDAGTLTTGALVAYLLYIDLFFAPVQQLSQVFDGYQQATVSLGRIQELLQEPTSTKAAPEPLEVLSLRGEIAFEGVDFAYGTADEAEEALSGVTLSIPAGQTVAFVGETGAGKSTLVKLVARFYDPTGGRVTVDGTDLRDLDLTSYRHRLGVVPQEAYLFQGTIRDAIAYGRPEATDAEVEAAARAVGAHDMIATLDGGYLHEVAERGRNLSAGQRQLIALARAELVDPDVLLLDEATAALDLATEAQVNHATDRLAGRRTTLVVAHRLTTAARADRVVVMDHGRVAEDGTHDELLARDGRYAALWRTFVGEPALRT; this is encoded by the coding sequence ATGCGGAGACCAGGACGAACGGAGGGCACCGGCGTGGTAGCGCAGCAGGGGGGCGACCGAGGTTGGGCGCGCAGACTGGCCGGATACGCCTGGCGGTACCCCAAGGACGTGATCCTCGCCCTCGGCTCGTCACTGGCCGGTATGGCCGTGATGGCCCTGGTACCCCTGATCACCAAGGTGATCATCGATGACGTGATCGGGGACAAGACCCGGGACATGGCGCCCTGGGCGGCGGCCCTGATCGGCGCCGCCCTCCTCGTCTACGTGTTCACCTACATCCGCCGCTACTACGGCGGCCGCCTCGCCCTCGACGTCCAGCACGACCTGCGGACGGAGATGTACGGCACGATCACCCGCCTCGACGGCCGCCGTCAGGACGAGCTGTCCACCGGCCAGGTCGTCGGCCGCGCCACCAGCGACCTCCAACTGATCCAGGGCCTGCTCTTCATGCTGCCGATGACCATCGGCAACATCCTGCTGTTCCTGATCTCCCTCGTGATCATGGCGTGGCTGTCCCTCCCGCTCACCCTGGTCGCGGTCGCCGTCGCGCCCGCCCTGTGGTGGATCGCCCAGCGCAGCCGCACCAAGCTGCACCCCGCCACCTGGTACGCCCAGGCCCAGGCCGCCGCCGTCGCGGGCGTGGTCGACGGCGCCGTCAGCGGCGTACGCGTGGTGAAGGGGTTCGGACAGGAGGAGCAGGAGACCGGCAAGCTGCGTGAGGTCGGGCGGCGGCTCTTCGCGGGCCGGCTGCGGACCATCCGGTTCAACTCCCGCTACACCCCCGCCCTCCAGGCCGTCCCCGCCCTCGGCCAGGTCGCCATGCTGGCGCTCGGCGGCTGGCTGGCCGTCCGGGGCCACATCACGCTCGGTACGTTCGTCGCCTTCTCCACCTACCTCGCCCAGCTGGTCGGCCCGGTCCGCATGCTCGCGATGGTCCTCACCGTCGGCCAGCAGGCCCGCGCCGGCACGGAACGCGTCCTGGAGCTGATCGACACCGAGCCGACGCTCACCGACGGCACGAAGACCCTCCCCGCCGACGCGCCCGCGACCGTCGAGTTCGACGACGTCTCCTTCGGGTACGAGGGGCCCGACGGCAGGACCACCCCGGTCCTCGACGGCCTCAGCTTCGAGATCCGGCCCGGCGAGACCCTCGCCGTCGTCGGCTCCTCCGGCTCCGGCAAGTCGACCGTCTCGCTCCTCCTGCCCCGCTTCTACGACGTGACGCGCGGCGCCGTCCTCATCGGCGGCCACGACGTCCGCGAGCTGACGCAGGACTCGCTGCGGGCCGCGATCGGACTCGTCCCCGAGGACTCCTTCCTCTTCTCCGACACCGTGCGCGCCAACATCGCCTACGGCCGCCCCGACGCGACCGACGAGCAGATCGAGACCGCCGCCCGCGCCGCTCAGGCGGACCGTTTCATCGCCGAGCTGCCGGAGGGCTACGCCACCAAGGTCGGCGAGCACGGCCTCACCCTCTCCGGCGGCCAGCGCCAGCGGATCGCCCTCGCCCGCGCCCTCCTCACGGACCCGCGCCTGCTCGTCCTCGACGACGCGACCTCGGCGGTGGACGCCCGCGTGGAGCACGAGATCCACGAGGCGCTGGCCCACGTCATGGAGGGCCGCACCACCCTCCTCATCGCCCACCGCCGCTCCACCCTCGGCCTCGCCGACCGCATCGCCGTCCTCGACGAGGGCCGCCTCGCCGACATCGGCACCCACGAGGAGCTGGAGCGCCGCTCCGCCCTCTACCGCCGACTGCTCACCGACCCCGACGAACTGGGCGGCGTCTCGCCCGGCCACACCCCGACCACCTCGCTCGCCAAGACCGAGGACTCCGCCGCACGCGACTCGATACGGGACGAGCTGGACGCCGAGTTCGACGCCGAGCGCGGCATCACGCCCCGGCTGTGGACGGGCGACCGGGAGCCCCGGGACACCGCCTTCGACGGCACCCCCGCCACCCCCGAACTCCTCGCCCAGGTGGAGGCGCTGCCCCCGGCGACCGACACCCCCGGCATCGACGAGGCCCGCGCGGTCGCGCCGGAGGAGTCGTACGGCCTGAAGCGGCTGCTGCGCGGCTTCGGCCTGCCCCTCCTCCTCAGCCTGGCCCTGGTCGCCGTCGACGCGGGCATGGGCCTGCTGCTGCCGGTGCTGATCCGGCACGGCATCGACGACGGCGTCTCCCAGGCGGCCCTCGGCGCGGTGTGGGCCGCGTCCCTGCTGGGGCTGGTCGCGGTCCTCGCGCAGTGGGCGGCCCAGGTCGGTGAGATGCGGATGACCGGCCGCACCGGCGAACGCGTCCTCTACTCGCTCCGCCTGAAGATCTTCGCCCAGCTCCAGCGCCTCGGACTCGACTACTACGAGCGGGAGTTGACCGGCCGGATCATGACGCGGATGACGACCGACGTCGACGCGCTCTCGACCTTCCTGCAGACCGGACTGGTCACCGCGTTCGTCTCCGTCGTCACCTTCTTCGGGATCATGGTCGCCCTGGTCGTGATCGACGTCCAGCTCGCCCTCGTCGTCTTCGCCACGCTCCCGCCGCTGATCGTCTGTACGGTCTTCTTCCGCCGCGCGAGCGTGAAGGCGTACGAACTGGCCCGCGAGCGGGTGTCCGTGGTCAACGCGGACCTCCAGGAGTCGGTGGCCGGGCTGCGGATCGTGCAGGCGTTCCGGGGCGAGCGCACGGGCGGCGAGCGCTTCGCGGCCGGCAGCGACAGCTACCGCCGGGCCCGCGTCCACGGCCAGTGGCTGATCTCGCTCTACTTCCCGTTCGTGCAGTTCCTGTCCTCGGCCGCCGCGGCGGCCGTCCTGATCGTCGGCGCCCACCGCGTCGACGCGGGCACCCTCACCACCGGCGCCCTGGTCGCCTACCTCCTCTACATCGACCTCTTCTTCGCCCCCGTCCAGCAGCTCTCCCAGGTCTTCGACGGCTACCAGCAGGCCACCGTCTCCCTGGGCCGCATCCAGGAACTCCTCCAGGAGCCGACGTCGACCAAGGCGGCCCCCGAACCCCTGGAGGTGCTGTCCCTGCGCGGCGAGATCGCCTTCGAGGGCGTGGACTTCGCGTACGGCACCGCCGACGAGGCCGAGGAGGCCCTCAGCGGTGTGACGCTGTCCATCCCCGCCGGGCAGACCGTCGCCTTCGTCGGCGAGACCGGCGCCGGCAAGTCGACGCTGGTCAAGCTGGTCGCCCGCTTCTACGACCCCACCGGCGGGCGGGTCACGGTCGACGGCACCGATCTGCGCGACCTCGACCTCACCTCCTACCGGCACCGGCTCGGGGTCGTCCCGCAGGAGGCGTACCTGTTCCAGGGCACGATCCGGGACGCCATCGCCTACGGCCGCCCCGAGGCCACCGACGCCGAGGTGGAGGCCGCCGCCCGTGCCGTCGGCGCCCACGACATGATCGCCACGCTCGACGGCGGCTACCTCCACGAGGTCGCCGAACGCGGCCGCAACCTCTCCGCCGGACAGCGCCAGCTGATCGCGCTGGCCCGCGCGGAGCTGGTCGACCCCGACGTCCTGCTCCTCGACGAGGCGACGGCGGCCCTGGACCTGGCCACCGAGGCCCAGGTCAACCACGCCACCGACCGCCTCGCCGGCCGCCGGACGACCCTGGTCGTGGCCCACCGCCTCACCACGGCCGCCCGTGCCGACCGCGTCGTCGTGATGGACCACGGCCGGGTCGCCGAGGACGGCACCCACGACGAACTGCTGGCCCGCGACGGCCGGTACGCCGCCCTCTGGCGCACCTTCGTGGGCGAGCCGGCGCTGCGGACGTAG
- a CDS encoding ATP-grasp domain-containing protein: MHILMIECNPNGMAGIANALDLGHDVTLVSVDPDFYLAVSPLTEAAYAHPNCQVIKSEKAFSIEELTALAREVHAERPVHGVTTYSEYHTVHTAAVAEALGLPGMSVDGARNARHKHLTRLTLDGTGIRQPRFAHVSDPTKVEAAVREIGFPCVVKPSDGTASLHVLHLKDEDDLTAYLAELAEVVDYGRGVVRIPDILIEEFVTGELISVESCVLGKGEVVNLGLTDRPLSGFPHFIEMGATYFTGHPLQDELFAMTTKVLDELGVDFGFIHTEFLLGPDGPVLCEVNGRLIGGIVPSLMQISSGVDAYLEVIRQALGERPELPFPGETIAGGHWFGSPVAGTVESIGFDGLTDLPGFHSALAYKKPGVEVSRLSKSNFDWIGHIIFTGADRDEVNKRNEEALDAIELRLKVEVAR; this comes from the coding sequence ATGCACATCCTCATGATCGAGTGCAACCCGAACGGCATGGCCGGTATCGCCAACGCCCTGGACCTCGGCCACGACGTCACCCTCGTCTCGGTCGACCCCGACTTCTACCTCGCCGTCTCCCCGCTCACCGAGGCCGCCTACGCGCACCCCAACTGCCAGGTCATCAAGAGCGAGAAGGCCTTCTCCATCGAGGAGCTGACCGCCCTGGCGCGCGAGGTCCACGCCGAGCGCCCCGTGCACGGCGTCACCACGTACAGCGAGTACCACACCGTCCACACCGCCGCCGTCGCCGAGGCGCTCGGCCTGCCCGGCATGAGCGTCGACGGCGCCCGCAACGCCCGCCACAAGCACCTGACCCGCCTCACCCTCGACGGCACGGGCATCCGGCAGCCGCGCTTCGCGCACGTCTCGGACCCGACGAAGGTCGAGGCGGCCGTCCGCGAGATCGGCTTCCCCTGCGTGGTGAAGCCGTCCGACGGCACCGCCAGCCTGCACGTCCTGCACCTGAAGGACGAGGACGACCTGACCGCGTACCTGGCCGAGCTGGCGGAGGTCGTCGACTACGGGCGCGGCGTCGTCCGCATCCCGGACATCCTGATCGAGGAGTTCGTCACCGGCGAGCTGATCTCGGTGGAGTCGTGCGTGCTCGGCAAGGGCGAGGTCGTCAACCTCGGTCTGACCGACCGCCCGCTGAGCGGCTTCCCGCACTTCATCGAGATGGGCGCCACCTACTTCACCGGACACCCGCTCCAGGACGAGCTGTTCGCGATGACCACCAAGGTCCTGGACGAGCTGGGCGTCGACTTCGGCTTCATCCACACCGAGTTCCTGCTCGGCCCCGACGGTCCGGTGCTGTGCGAGGTCAACGGTCGGCTCATCGGCGGCATCGTGCCGAGCCTGATGCAGATCAGCTCCGGCGTCGACGCCTATCTGGAGGTCATCCGCCAGGCCCTCGGCGAGCGCCCCGAACTGCCTTTCCCGGGCGAGACCATCGCGGGCGGCCACTGGTTCGGCTCCCCGGTCGCCGGCACGGTCGAGTCCATCGGCTTCGACGGCCTGACGGACCTGCCCGGCTTCCACAGCGCCCTCGCCTACAAGAAGCCCGGCGTCGAGGTCAGCCGCCTGTCCAAGAGCAACTTCGACTGGATCGGCCACATCATCTTCACCGGCGCCGACCGCGACGAGGTCAACAAGCGCAACGAGGAGGCCCTGGACGCCATCGAGCTGCGTCTCAAGGTCGAGGTGGCCCGATGA
- a CDS encoding hydrolase gives MSEAAGGRTGTVTLHGVAVPALDPGARYDVTTEDGLFTAFTPTGPRQGDEPELWPGYTETHAHVALPANWDDTVEDPRIVALQYLYHGVTHVVDMFGFPLAADAWAAGREASPWPYPEIVHCGYAVTATTDAAGRTGHGVEFPAPVHMLAVESDLDHALRANAERGGTFLKVMFTDGTEQPGSPVRFSRLSEKVLRFTARMARERGVTAVIDCNTLQETRWAYACGFRLFAHTVRDRTLDDVDWKEFEGARFVSTLAGLRPMIMTGEEFLTEYSREGFVETQDVRNLDFVKGIEKPYGIEYGVQETRTAALADMRRNALAALGRGDLLVGTDSGNTGAYHGYSLLSELDLLRGDDTSLDGMLRHQATVGGRRYFAELSGDTTGEHPLSPGAPATYNLLHPSAPDRPLSALPVRTVVRGTEIDRPALARAIADLRTPRTPSDPKGTAA, from the coding sequence ATGAGCGAGGCCGCGGGCGGCCGCACGGGGACGGTCACCCTGCACGGGGTGGCCGTCCCGGCCCTCGACCCCGGGGCGCGCTACGACGTCACGACCGAGGACGGCCTCTTCACCGCCTTCACCCCCACCGGCCCCCGGCAGGGCGACGAGCCCGAGCTCTGGCCGGGTTACACCGAGACCCACGCCCATGTCGCGCTCCCCGCGAACTGGGACGACACGGTCGAGGACCCCCGGATCGTGGCCCTCCAGTACCTGTACCACGGGGTCACCCACGTCGTGGACATGTTCGGGTTCCCGCTGGCCGCCGACGCCTGGGCGGCCGGCCGCGAGGCCTCCCCGTGGCCGTACCCGGAGATCGTCCACTGCGGCTACGCGGTGACGGCGACGACCGACGCGGCGGGCCGCACCGGACACGGCGTCGAGTTCCCCGCGCCGGTCCACATGCTGGCCGTCGAGTCCGACCTCGACCACGCCCTGCGCGCCAACGCCGAACGCGGCGGCACCTTCCTGAAGGTGATGTTCACCGACGGCACCGAACAGCCCGGCAGCCCGGTCCGCTTCTCCCGCCTGTCGGAGAAGGTCCTGCGCTTCACCGCCCGCATGGCGCGGGAACGCGGTGTCACGGCCGTCATCGACTGCAACACCCTCCAGGAGACCCGCTGGGCGTACGCGTGCGGCTTCCGCCTCTTCGCCCACACCGTGCGCGACCGCACCCTCGACGACGTCGACTGGAAGGAGTTCGAGGGGGCGCGCTTCGTGTCCACCCTGGCCGGCCTCCGCCCCATGATCATGACCGGCGAGGAGTTCCTGACCGAATACTCCCGCGAGGGCTTCGTCGAGACCCAGGACGTCCGCAACCTCGACTTCGTCAAGGGCATCGAGAAGCCGTACGGCATCGAGTACGGCGTCCAGGAGACCCGCACCGCCGCCCTCGCCGACATGCGCCGCAACGCCCTCGCGGCGCTCGGCCGGGGAGACCTGCTCGTCGGCACCGACTCCGGCAACACCGGCGCGTACCACGGCTACTCCCTGCTCAGCGAGCTGGACCTGCTGCGCGGCGACGACACCTCCCTGGACGGGATGCTGCGCCACCAGGCCACGGTGGGCGGCCGCCGCTACTTCGCGGAGCTGAGCGGCGACACCACGGGCGAGCACCCCCTGAGCCCCGGCGCCCCCGCCACGTACAACCTCCTCCACCCCTCCGCCCCCGACCGCCCGCTGTCGGCCCTGCCCGTCCGCACGGTCGTCCGGGGCACGGAGATCGACCGCCCCGCGCTGGCCCGTGCGATAGCCGACCTGCGCACCCCCCGTACTCCGTCCGACCCGAAGGGAACGGCCGCGTGA
- a CDS encoding 1-deoxy-D-xylulose-5-phosphate synthase N-terminal domain-containing protein, producing MSTAVLEDLQVGADVTATLAARAVEARRLVVDMAASSRGCHLGGSLSVLDILIAALHRASAGDGTEVVLSKGHAAAGLYAALHVSGALPENPAPLYGLAGHPYTGHPGPKVPGVRFPTGSLGHGVPYAAGWALSQRLRGRHGLGIAVAGDGELQEGLVWETCQVAAAQQLGNFVLVVDRNGGQNDGMVADISPLPRLAERFAAFGFDVTEVDGHDLGALTALLAEDRTAARRPLAVVADTVKGKGVRAVEGKAACHYVTIDQARAAKWKRAIR from the coding sequence ATGAGCACGGCCGTACTCGAAGACCTCCAGGTCGGCGCCGACGTGACGGCCACCCTCGCCGCACGGGCCGTCGAGGCCCGGCGGCTGGTGGTCGACATGGCGGCGAGTTCGCGTGGATGTCACCTCGGCGGCAGCCTCTCCGTGCTCGACATCCTGATCGCCGCCCTGCACCGGGCCTCCGCCGGCGACGGCACCGAGGTCGTGCTCAGCAAGGGCCACGCGGCCGCCGGGCTCTACGCGGCCCTGCACGTCAGCGGCGCCCTGCCGGAGAACCCGGCCCCGCTGTACGGCCTCGCCGGTCACCCCTACACCGGCCACCCCGGCCCCAAGGTGCCCGGCGTCCGCTTCCCCACCGGCAGCCTCGGCCACGGCGTCCCGTACGCCGCCGGCTGGGCGCTCTCGCAGCGGCTGCGGGGGCGGCACGGGCTCGGCATCGCGGTCGCCGGGGACGGCGAGCTGCAGGAGGGCCTGGTCTGGGAGACCTGCCAGGTCGCCGCCGCACAGCAGCTCGGCAACTTCGTCCTCGTCGTCGACCGCAACGGCGGCCAGAACGACGGCATGGTCGCCGACATCTCCCCGCTGCCCCGGCTCGCCGAGCGGTTCGCCGCGTTCGGGTTCGACGTCACCGAGGTGGACGGCCACGACCTGGGCGCCCTCACCGCCCTGCTGGCCGAGGACCGCACGGCCGCCCGCCGCCCCCTCGCCGTCGTCGCCGACACCGTCAAGGGCAAGGGCGTACGGGCCGTCGAGGGCAAGGCCGCCTGCCACTACGTGACCATCGACCAGGCGCGCGCCGCCAAGTGGAAGCGAGCGATCCGATGA
- a CDS encoding MFS transporter, whose amino-acid sequence MTIERRRALIGVNAGIFLAHIGNFIWFPVLVASLGGTDSGFWAGVVMCMTYVGRLAATFFYEGVAARIGIRGAVFAGTATEAVALFLMGFGDGVVVYSVLAFLIGLGSGTAFPGLKNILVSYPDDERPKAFSTFQMSAQVGLFGGALAGGLLADVDLRTLFSVVFAIFIGFCLASSAFIPRDGFGAVDKPVDRVPLLSTAVFKGIEVRGATRYFLLSAVFWFLSIGFMVGIPLHMEEYATGWAPSAPFWITGLTVLVLQYPLFKFLIKHLRPGAVMALGLAGMTVAFTAFGAGRTAPWVVVGCLTVVLGEILFVPSFDIWVARKVPADRLAKAMGAMHFFRSAGNMIGSLLAGLLFDLALNWDVPGANWYIAALIAAGCAAVCLFSRDEGSAEAAAAPEPAEEERAEAPA is encoded by the coding sequence GTGACCATCGAACGCAGGCGGGCTCTGATCGGCGTGAACGCCGGCATCTTCCTCGCCCACATCGGGAACTTCATCTGGTTCCCCGTACTCGTCGCCTCCCTCGGCGGCACCGACAGCGGCTTCTGGGCCGGGGTCGTGATGTGCATGACCTACGTGGGCCGCCTCGCCGCGACCTTCTTCTACGAGGGGGTCGCGGCCCGGATCGGCATCCGGGGCGCGGTGTTCGCGGGCACCGCGACGGAGGCGGTGGCCCTGTTCCTGATGGGCTTCGGCGACGGCGTCGTCGTCTACTCCGTCCTGGCCTTCCTCATCGGCCTCGGCTCCGGCACGGCCTTCCCCGGCCTGAAGAACATCCTGGTCTCGTACCCCGACGACGAGCGCCCGAAGGCCTTCTCGACCTTCCAGATGTCGGCGCAGGTGGGGCTCTTCGGCGGCGCGCTGGCCGGCGGTCTGCTCGCGGACGTCGACCTGCGCACCCTGTTCTCCGTCGTCTTCGCCATCTTCATCGGCTTCTGCCTGGCGTCGTCGGCGTTCATCCCGAGGGACGGCTTCGGGGCCGTGGACAAGCCGGTGGACCGGGTGCCCCTGCTGAGCACGGCGGTCTTCAAGGGCATCGAGGTCCGCGGGGCCACCCGCTACTTCCTGCTCTCCGCCGTCTTCTGGTTCCTGTCCATCGGCTTCATGGTCGGCATCCCGCTGCACATGGAGGAGTACGCGACCGGATGGGCGCCGTCGGCCCCCTTCTGGATCACGGGCCTGACGGTGCTGGTCCTCCAGTACCCGCTGTTCAAGTTCCTGATCAAGCACCTGCGGCCGGGGGCGGTGATGGCGCTGGGCCTCGCGGGCATGACGGTCGCCTTCACGGCGTTCGGCGCGGGCCGCACCGCCCCCTGGGTGGTCGTGGGCTGCCTCACCGTGGTGCTGGGCGAGATCCTCTTCGTCCCCTCCTTCGACATCTGGGTCGCCCGCAAGGTCCCGGCGGACCGCCTCGCCAAGGCCATGGGCGCGATGCACTTCTTCCGCAGCGCCGGCAACATGATCGGCTCCCTGCTGGCGGGCCTCCTCTTCGACCTGGCCCTGAACTGGGACGTCCCCGGCGCGAACTGGTACATCGCCGCGCTGATCGCCGCGGGGTGCGCCGCGGTCTGCTTGTTCAGCCGGGACGAAGGGTCGGCGGAGGCCGCCGCCGCCCCGGAGCCGGCGGAGGAGGAGCGAGCGGAGGCGCCGGCGTAG
- a CDS encoding transketolase produces the protein MSPTATTAPERPMPDTDERPVTLSGRDAYRDELTRLAASDDTIVCLEADLGGKGHPFQAAHPERFLNLGIAEGAMVDMAAGLAAGGHKPFISTFAPFAALRAAESLKLTLGYLAAGVTVVAPYAGVSGAWFGTTHHCLEDLAILRSVPGVTIAAPYGDAEMRAVVREAVRSGRPHYIRTGRNARYESLPLSGTELPLVNWEFTADATGAVCLVSVGEEGTRLALAARRAAPGTAHAHLTYLDHDNLTAAAAELARHHSRFVVVEEHRGQGGIAEALALLLPACQVTSVSADRSWPSQGGDHEEVMAALGLDLPAVLDALHRAAR, from the coding sequence ATGAGCCCGACGGCAACCACCGCGCCCGAGCGGCCGATGCCCGACACCGACGAGCGACCGGTGACCCTCTCCGGCCGCGACGCCTACCGGGACGAGCTGACCCGGCTCGCCGCCTCCGACGACACGATCGTCTGCCTGGAGGCGGACCTGGGCGGCAAGGGACACCCCTTCCAGGCCGCCCACCCGGAGCGTTTCCTCAACCTCGGGATCGCCGAGGGCGCGATGGTCGACATGGCGGCGGGGCTGGCGGCCGGCGGTCACAAGCCGTTCATCAGCACCTTCGCCCCGTTCGCCGCCCTGCGCGCGGCGGAGAGCCTGAAGCTGACCCTCGGCTACCTCGCCGCCGGGGTCACGGTCGTGGCGCCGTACGCCGGTGTCTCGGGTGCCTGGTTCGGGACCACCCACCACTGCCTGGAGGACCTGGCGATCCTGCGCAGCGTGCCGGGCGTGACCATCGCGGCGCCGTACGGGGACGCGGAGATGCGCGCGGTCGTACGGGAGGCCGTCCGCTCCGGACGTCCGCACTACATCCGTACGGGACGCAACGCGAGGTACGAGTCCCTGCCGTTGAGCGGCACCGAACTCCCGCTCGTGAACTGGGAGTTCACCGCCGACGCCACCGGCGCGGTCTGCCTCGTCTCGGTGGGCGAGGAGGGCACCCGCCTCGCCCTCGCCGCCCGGCGGGCCGCGCCCGGCACCGCGCACGCGCACCTCACCTATCTGGACCACGACAACCTGACGGCGGCCGCCGCCGAACTCGCCCGCCACCACTCCCGGTTCGTGGTCGTGGAGGAGCACCGGGGCCAGGGCGGAATCGCCGAGGCGCTCGCCCTGCTGCTGCCGGCCTGCCAGGTCACGTCCGTGAGCGCGGACCGCAGCTGGCCCTCCCAGGGCGGCGACCACGAGGAGGTCATGGCCGCGCTGGGCCTGGACCTGCCCGCCGTACTCGACGCGCTGCACCGCGCCGCCCGCTGA